A portion of the Lolium rigidum isolate FL_2022 chromosome 1, APGP_CSIRO_Lrig_0.1, whole genome shotgun sequence genome contains these proteins:
- the LOC124653149 gene encoding uncharacterized protein LOC124653149, with amino-acid sequence MFHFHAARPPRPTSAAVRAFPQPCGRTAALPRPRPLPPPPPPPRAAGGTAVRARGEAEPPRGPTQAQEQAAAGGNALAGDGAGRGSGVGEPDRKRELLFAPYPPPKRRAVSAKRQFPPGCGRDAPSLVDDGARLGAPLAAPDFSATVPEQASVSRPEGTGDGEEGCLRLEPAPAGANAGFGVPGKVTAADGVGAPVSSSDGVQGVAGLVVKDREIPTAGNGGLRLEAPPPNAGLGGAPGKAMAAHAAAPVPNGCHHGPEPAAVTSSGEAQGVAGFVAKDMGRTAGSAELGMKELMPVVVRPPPKRRTVSAVRRFPPGCGRNVGLVPLASTGTSEVALQLEALPADAGLSAVAANGGRSDACAVDTVEAVSKNALGGSVEVQEQEDGEIPTEDYAEIPAETDHALLQESHVTLNKDLHELTAGRRESAAPPVAAVKPSIRHSSSEKLHENMLQRSAKTVSWAVAEDANVMNKCEASSPKVATKPSAQAPPKEYQLKAGRHECAVPPVVAAKPSMGKFSDEKIHGNMPQSKGKAVSWAVAEDVKVMNKSQASSPKVASKASAEGPPNECLQDKEVSGSCSMKGASSLVAAGVQGQGIMRSKVTFTARKTVPLPVEANHKPSLVNLDRPYSTGKETESVTTVKESFAPRKKLKVIGPAQNKYFPVNVAPTSALPSKVKLKDKEASALDGDDGIWKAIGGNEGKLKMYLSGPSCVPSIRRHVQHGGQSADARSKVKMLCRKFQFICRTLVQDAEQHSVKSSRIDLAADKIIRTLPGYTKHGAIMGEVPGVEIGDEFLYRVELALVGLHRPYQGGIDTMKDHNDTLIAISIVASGGYPDELSSSGEVIYTGSGGKPAGKKENEDQKLVRGNLALKNCIKTKTPVRVIHGFKGPNREEGSHSKAKEVSTFTYDGLYNVVDSWLEGPPGSRVFKYRLQRIPGQPELPLHVAKGLRKSIVRPGICIADISQGKEKTPICVINNIDNARPTPFKYITRNRGPSLTANRSQGCDCTDGCSDSANCTCIVKNGGEIPFNFNGAVVHAKPLIFECGPSCKCPPSCHNRVSQLGMKIPLEVFRTAKTGWGVRSLRSIPAGSFICEYVGELLHGQEANQISNDEYLFDIGQNYDIWKDMPSAIPGLNPSGARSLTMEDDEGFTIDAAEYGNIGRFINHSCSPNLYAQNVLWDHDDKRVPHIMFFADENISPLQELTYDYNYEIGHVHDVNGVVKVKYCHCGSAQCRGRLY; translated from the coding sequence ATGTTCCACTTCCACGCCGCGCGCCCGCCGAGGCCCACGTCCGCGGCCGTCCGCGCCTTTCCACAGCCCTGCGGGCGCACGGCCGCGCTTCCTCGCCCTCGCCCtctcccgccgcctcctccacctccacgcgCCGCGGGCGGGACCGCCGTGCGGGCGCGCGGCGAGGCGGAACCGCCCCGTGGCCCAACCCAAGCCCAGGAacaagcggcggcgggcgggaatGCTTTGGCCGGGGACGGCGCGGGGAGGGGAAGCGGAGTCGGTGAACCTGACAGGAAAAGGGAGCTGTTATTCGCCCCGTACCCGCCGCCCAAGCGAAGGGCCGTCTCCGCCAAGCGGCAGTTCCCGCCTGGCTGCGGGAGGGACGCGCCGTCTCTGGTCGACGACGGGGCGCGGCTTGGAGCCCCACTTGCCGCTCCTGATTTCAGTGCTACTGTACCGGAGCAGGCGTCCGTTTCTCGGCCTGAGGGCACCGGTGACGGTGAGGAGGGTTGCTTGCGGCTGGAACCAGCGCCTGCAGGTGCCAATGCTGGTTTTGGTGTCCCGGGGAAGGTGACGGCTGCAGACGGTGTCGGTGCCCCAGTGTCTTCCTCAGATGGGGTACAGGGAGTTGCCGGATTGGTGGTCAAAGACAGGGAGATACCAACAGCAGGGAACGGTGGCTTGCGGCTGGAAGCTCCGCCTCCCAATGCTGGTCTGGGAGGTGCGCCGGGGAAGGCGATGGCTGCACATGCTGCTGCTCCGGTGCCAAATGGGTGTCATCATGGTCCAGAGCCTGCGGCGGTGACATCTTCAGGCGAGGCACAGGGAGTTGCTGGTTTTGTGGCGAAGGACATGGGAAGAACAGCTGGAAGTGCTGAATTGGGGATGAAGGAGTTGATGCCGGTCGTCGTGCGGCCGCCGCCGAAGCGGAGGACGGTATCTGCCGTTCGCCGCTTCCCTCCTGGCTGCGGAAGGAACGTGGGGCTGGTTCCACTTGCTAGCACAGGAACCAGTGAGGTTGCTTTGCAGCTGGAAGCCCTGCCTGCTGATGCTGGTTTGAGTGCAGTTGCTGCTAACGGTGGTCGTTCGGATGCGTGTGCCGTGGACACGGTGGAAGCTGTGAGCAAGAATGCTTTGGGTGGATCAGTTGAGGTACAAGAACAGGAGGATGGTGAGATTCCTACAGAAGATTATGCTGAGATTCCTGCAGAAACTGACCATGCCCTCCTCCAAGAGTCTCATGTTACTCTCAACAAGGACCTGCATGAGCTTACAGCTGGTAGACGTGAATCTGCTGCTCCGCCAGTCGCAGCTGTGAAACCTTCTATACGCCATTCTTCCAGTGAGAAGCTCCATGAGAATATGCTGCAGCGAAGCGCCAAGACTGTATCCTGGGCAGTCGCTGAAGATGCCAATGTGATGAACAAGTGTGAAGCCAGCTCACCCAAGGTTGCCACTAAACCTTCTGCTCAAGCTCCTCCCAAAGAGTATCAACTTAAAGCTGGTAGACACGAGTGTGCTGTTCCTCCGGTTGTTGCCGCCAAACCTTCTATGGGGAAGTTTTCTGATGAGAAGATCCACGGAAACATGCCGCAGAGCAAGGGGAAGGCTGTATCGTGGGCAGTTGCTGAAGATGTTAAGGTGATGAACAAGTCTCAAGCCAGCTCACCCAAGGTTGCCAGTAAAGCTTCTGCTGAGGGTCCTCCAAATGAATGTCTTCAGGACAAGGAAGTGTCTGGAAGTTGTAGCATGAAAGGGGCGTCTTCTCTTGTGGCAGCAGGGGTACAAGGCCAAGGTATCATGAGAAGTAAGGTGACATTCACGGCTAGAAAAACAGTTCCGTTACCTGTTGAAGCAAATCATAAGCCCAGTCTGGTTAATCTGGATAGACCCTATTCTACGGGCAAGGAGACAGAGTCTGTTACCACTGTGAAGGAATCCTTTGCCCCCAGGAAGAAGTTGAAGGTAATAGGTCCagctcaaaataaatattttcccgTGAATGTCGCCCCTACATCGGCATTGCCTAGCAAGGTGAAATTGAAGGACAAAGAGGCTTCCGCCTTGGATGGTGATGATGGAATTTGGAAGGCAATTGGTGGTAATGAAGGAAAGCTTAAGATGTACCTCAGTGGCCCCTCATGTGTTCCATCAATACGGCGTCACGTGCAACATGGTGGCCAGTCTGCTGATGCTCGGAGCAAAGTCAAGATGCTTTGCCGAAAGTTTCAGTTCATATGCAGGACTCTTGTTCAAGATGCAGAACAACATTCTGTTAAGAGCTCTAGAATTGATCTTGCAGCTGATAAAATAATAAGAACATTGCCCGGCTATACCAAACATGGGGCTATTATGGGTGAAGTCCCTGGTGTTGAAATTGGCGATGAATTTCTGTACAGAGTAGAGTTGGCCCTTGTTGGTCTCCACCGCCCATACCAAGGAGGCATTGACACCATGAAGGATCACAATGATACGCTTATTGCCATAAGCATTGTTGCTTCTGGAGGTTACCCTGATGAATTGTCGAGCTCAGGTGAAGTAATATACACTGGCTCCGGAGGAAAGCCTGCTGGGAAGAAGGAGAATGAGGATCAAAAGCTTGTGCGCGGGAACTTGGCCCTAAAGAATTGTATCAAAACAAAGACGCCTGTCCGTGTAATTCACGGTTTTAAAGGTCCAAATAGAGAGGAAGGCAGCCATTCAAAGGCCAAAGAAGTCTCAACATTTACTTATGACGGTCTCTATAACGTGGTGGATTCCTGGCTAGAAGGTCCGCCAGGTTCGAGGGTCTTCAAGTACAGGTTACAAAGGATTCCTGGACAACCAGAATTACCTCTGCATGTTGCTAAAGGGCTGAGAAAGTCTATAGTGCGTCCAGGCATCTGCATAGCTGATATATCGCAAGGAAAGGAGAAGACTCCCATCTGTGTGATCAATAATATTGACAATGCACGTCCAACACCTTTTAAATATATCACTAGAAATAGAGGTCCATCCTTGACTGCAAACAGAAGTCAGGGTTGTGACTGCACCGATGGCTGCTCGGATTCTGCTAACTGCACTTGTATTGTGAAGAATGGAGGAGAAATCCCATTCAACTTCAACGGCGCAGTTGTCCATGCAAAGCCTCTCATATTTGAGTGTGGTCCATCCTGTAAGTGTCCTCCTTCATGCCACAACAGGGTCAGTCAGCTTGGTATGAAAATACCACTGGAAGTATTCAGGACAGCCAAGACAGGATGGGGTGTAAGATCCCTAAGGTCTATCCCTGCTGGAAGCTTTATATGCGAGTATGTGGGTGAGCTGTTACATGGCCAGGAAGCTAACCAGATAAGTAATGACGAATACTTGTTTGATATAGGACAGAACTATGATATCTGGAAAGATATGCCATCAGCTATTCCAGGTTTGAATCCTTCTGGCGCTCGCTCTCTGACCATGGAAGATGATGAGGGCTTCACAATAGATGCAGCTGAGTATGGAAATATTGGAAGGTTCATCAACCATAGCTGTTCCCCTAACCTCTACGCACAGAATGTTCTCTGGGACCATGATGACAAAAGAGTGCCCCATATCATGTTCTTTGCCGATGAGAATATTTCACCGCTGCAGGAGCTGACTTATGACTATAACTACGAGATAGGTCATGTCCATGATGTGAATGGCGTTGTCAAAGTTAAATATTGCCATTGTGGTTCTGCACAGTGCCGTGGCAGACTGTATTGA
- the LOC124684068 gene encoding uncharacterized protein LOC124684068 has product MAAAEARAAWQRAANRCVVQEDRKRAPKLACCPLTSEQQHNTNNGNCSTSEDRSISNFVPLSCNSINSNLPQDIRWWLHLQPNFGIQKDLASDQRYLFSREIDEKEVEGSTPESKHDEPLLYETANPDNSDDGFGPPLMISTDYWKDYSETGSEELKIIDGYFQVPLKCRGNLSVSDCLCDNEKFLDFKSSGPPPPKNPPKASFVTGTSWKEGENAQPWWQITDENELASLVAERAMQNIENCDLPRPAQTVRVHGTESHKQENMGEYVGSSSPTGRVSHSYPGQLKNIQSSYSSTDELDLSNDGVWQQHETNNAYRSGHAEPESKQKCSNPSERAQLLEALRHSQTRAREAEMSAKEMYNEKDDAMQLLLRQASHLFACKQWLKILQLENICLQLKHKHKGHQIATLIKELPWLALTEKPVPDQESKDWTKRKSKRQKKGGGFCDALLFAFGLGLAGAGLLLGWTLGWLLPML; this is encoded by the exons ATGGCTGCTGCTGAAGCAAGGGCTGCTTGGCAACGTGCCGCAAACCGCTGTGTGGTTCAGGAGGACAGAAAGAGAGCCCCCAAACTAGCTTGCTGCCCATTAACATCTGAGCAACAACATAATACCAACAACGGAAACTGTTCAACTTCAGAAGACCGTTCTATCTCCAACTTTGTGCCTTTGAGTTGTAATTCTATTAATTCTAATCTGCCACAAGATATCAGATGGTGGCTTCACTTACAGCCGAATTTCGGGATCCAGAAGGATCTTGCTAGTGACCAACGATATTTATTCAGCAGGGAGATTGATGAAAAGGAAGTGGAGGGTTCAACACCGGAGTCTAAACATGATGAACCATTACTTTATGAAACTGCAAATCCTGACAATAGTGATGATGGTTTTGGGCCTCCATTGATGATTTCAACGGACTATTGGAAGGATTACTCTGAGACAGGCTCAGAGGAGTTGAAGATCATTGATGGCTATTTTCAAGTTCCTCTCAAGTGCAGAGGAAATCTCAGCGTCAGCGACTGTTTGTGTGACAATGAAAAATTCCTGGATTTCAAAAGTTCTGGTCCTCCACCTCCGAAGAACCCACCAAAGGCTAGTTTTGTTACTGGCACCTCTTGGAAGGAAGGTGAAAATGCTCAACCATGGTGGCAGATCACTGATGAGAATGAGCTTGCTTCATTGGTTGCAGAAAGAGCAATGCAGAACATCGAGAATTGTGATCTGCCAAGACCTGCCCAGACAGTTCGTGTGCATGGGACAGAATCACATAAGCAAGAAAATATGGGCGAGTATGTAGGGTCATCATCTCCCACAGGTAGAGTGTCACATTCTTACCCTGGGCAGTTAAAAAATATTCAGTCCAGTTATAGCAGCACAGATGAGTTGGATTTGTCTAATGATGGAGTTTGGCAACAACATGAAACAAATAATGCATACAG GAGTGGCCATGCTGAACCAGAAAGCAAACAGAAGTGCTCGAATCCGTCGGAGCGGGCCCAGCTTTTGGAAGCACTTCGTCATTCACAAACACGTGCTAGGGAAGCCGAGATGTCTGCCAAGGAGATGTACAATGAGAAAGACGACGCCATGCAGCTATTGCTTCGACAGGCCTCACATCTCTTTGCGTGCAAGCAGTGGTTAAAGATATTGCAGCTGGAGAACATATGCCTCCAGCTCAAGCACAAGCACAAAGGGCATCAGATAGCAACCTTGATAAAAGAACTTCCATGGTTGGCGCTGACTGAGAAGCCCGTGCCGGATCAAGAGAGCAAAGATTGGACAAAGAGGAAAAGCAAGAGGCAGAAGAAGGGAGGTGGCTTCTGCGACGCCCTGTTATTTGCATTCGGTTTAGGTCTTGCTGGTGCGGGCTTGCTTCTTGGCTGGACTCTTGGGTGGCTCCTGCCAATGTTGTGA